The following are encoded together in the Monodelphis domestica isolate mMonDom1 chromosome 5, mMonDom1.pri, whole genome shotgun sequence genome:
- the SPRYD4 gene encoding SPRY domain-containing protein 4, giving the protein MALPLTRVLRREAVWLGAAGTATRRAISFKLEEKTAHSSLALFKEETGVKYGLVGLEPTKVALNVERFRDWAVVLGDTRVTTGQHYWEVTVKKSKHFRIGVADVDIPRDGCIGVDSHSWVFAYAHQKWHAMLAKESFPITGIGHPEKVGLLLNYEAQRLSLVDISRTAVVYTLRTEFHGPVVPAFALWDGQLLTHSGLDVPEGM; this is encoded by the exons ATGGCGCTGCCCTTAACGCGTGTGCTACGGCGCGAAGCTGTGTGGTTGGGGGCCGCGGGTACCGCCACCCGGAGAG CCATCAGTTTCAAGTTAGAAGAGAAGACGGCTCATTCCAGCCTGGCACTCTTCAAGGAGGAGACGGGTGTGAAGTATGGCCTGGTGGGTCTGGAGCCCACCAAAGTGGCCCTCAATGTGGAACGTTTTCGAGACTGGGCTGTGGTGCTAGGTGACACCAGAGTCACCACCGGCCAGCACTATTGGGAGGTAACTGTCAAGAAATCTAAGCATTTCCGCATCGGTGTGGCTGATGTAGACATACCCCGGGATGGCTGCATCGGGGTGGATAGTCACTCCTGGGTCTTCGCCTATGCCCACCAAAAGTGGCATGCCATGCTGGCCAAAGAGAGTTTCCCCATAACCGGCATTGGCCACCCAGAGAAAGTGGGGCTGCTGCTGAATTATGAGGCCCAGAGACTGAGCCTGGTGGATATCAGCCGGACTGCTGTGGTGTACACCTTAAGGACAGAGTTCCATGGCCCAGTGGTACCTGCTTTTGCCCTTTGGGACGGACAGCTGCTGACTCACTCGGGGCTTGATGTGCCTGAAGGAATGTAG